One window of Pseudacidobacterium ailaaui genomic DNA carries:
- a CDS encoding DNA-directed RNA polymerase subunit alpha, whose amino-acid sequence MLWRGFQKPKRLAVDTDTLTNTYGKFSAQPFERGFGTTIGNALRRTLLSSIEGAAVTAVKIEGVLHEFQSITGVVEDATDIILNLKQIPFKLNGEGPKALYLRADQPGVVTSGMIEADGDVEILDKDIYIATVSEGGKLDMEMRLKRGRGYVSADKNFDSDLGIGFIPVDSVHSPVRKVNFTVDAARLGQITDYDKLTLEVWTNGTVLPADAIGLAAKLLKDHMSIFINFEEEIEAEQQAEEGRVQLRNDNLNRSVEELELSVRSYNCLKNANIQTIGELVQKTEAEMLKTKNFGRKSLNEIKEILAQMGLSLGMKIDEHGNAVPGPTSVLPSAQLAASRYNRFDEEEGLDEADIPLQSEPENF is encoded by the coding sequence ATGCTTTGGAGAGGATTTCAAAAGCCGAAACGGTTGGCGGTGGATACAGACACCCTGACCAACACCTATGGGAAGTTCAGCGCCCAGCCTTTTGAGCGGGGCTTCGGGACCACCATTGGCAATGCTCTGCGCCGGACCCTGCTTTCCTCGATTGAAGGCGCAGCCGTTACCGCCGTCAAAATTGAAGGCGTCCTGCACGAGTTCCAGTCCATTACCGGAGTCGTCGAGGATGCGACCGACATCATTCTGAACCTGAAGCAGATTCCCTTCAAGCTCAACGGCGAAGGCCCGAAGGCGCTTTATCTGCGCGCCGACCAGCCCGGGGTCGTTACTTCAGGCATGATTGAGGCCGACGGCGACGTGGAAATCCTCGATAAAGATATCTACATCGCGACGGTGAGCGAAGGCGGCAAGCTGGACATGGAAATGCGCCTGAAGCGTGGGCGCGGCTATGTCTCTGCCGACAAAAACTTTGACTCCGACCTTGGCATTGGATTTATCCCGGTCGACTCGGTCCACTCTCCTGTGCGCAAGGTCAACTTTACCGTGGATGCGGCGCGTCTCGGCCAGATTACGGATTACGACAAGCTCACCCTGGAAGTCTGGACGAACGGCACTGTCCTTCCCGCCGATGCCATCGGCCTTGCAGCCAAGCTGCTCAAGGACCACATGAGCATCTTCATCAACTTTGAGGAAGAGATCGAGGCCGAGCAGCAGGCCGAAGAGGGCCGCGTGCAGTTGCGGAATGACAATCTGAACCGCTCGGTTGAAGAGCTGGAGCTGAGCGTGCGCAGCTACAACTGCCTGAAGAACGCCAATATCCAGACCATCGGCGAGCTGGTGCAGAAGACCGAGGCCGAAATGCTGAAGACCAAGAACTTCGGCCGCAAATCTCTGAATGAGATCAAGGAAATCCTGGCTCAGATGGGACTTTCCCTTGGTATGAAGATTGACGAGCACGGGAACGCAGTACCGGGACCAACCAGTGTGTTGCCTTCCGCACAGCTTGCCGCCAGCCGCTACAACCGCTTTGACGAAGAAGAAGGGCTGGACGAGGCGGACATTCCGCTCCAGTCCGAACCCGAAAACTTTTAG
- the rplQ gene encoding 50S ribosomal protein L17, producing MRHRNAGFKLGRNTSHRRALLRNLATSVILEDRVETTVAKAKAVRPHVERLITLGKKGDLHARRQALAYLQTRDAVTRLFDTVAPRYGDRNGGYLRIVRRGFQRGDGAEKAFIELLGAEAVLDEKRQKRAEARQKRREELQKAMEAEQQQSEGGEQA from the coding sequence ATGCGCCATCGCAATGCAGGATTTAAACTCGGACGCAATACCAGCCATCGCCGCGCCCTTCTGCGCAACCTGGCTACGTCCGTCATTCTCGAAGACCGTGTAGAGACCACCGTAGCCAAGGCGAAGGCCGTGCGTCCACACGTCGAAAGACTCATTACTCTGGGCAAGAAGGGAGACCTGCACGCACGGCGTCAGGCCCTCGCTTATCTCCAGACCCGCGACGCGGTGACGCGTCTTTTTGACACTGTGGCTCCTCGCTACGGCGACCGTAACGGTGGCTATCTGCGCATTGTCCGCCGTGGCTTCCAGCGGGGTGATGGTGCAGAAAAGGCCTTCATCGAGCTTCTCGGCGCTGAAGCCGTTCTCGATGAAAAGCGCCAGAAGCGCGCCGAAGCCCGCCAGAAGCGCCGCGAAGAGCTGCAAAAGGCCATGGAGGCCGAGCAGCAGCAGTCCGAAGGCGGCGAGCAGGCATAA